A window from Primulina huaijiensis isolate GDHJ02 chromosome 11, ASM1229523v2, whole genome shotgun sequence encodes these proteins:
- the LOC140988795 gene encoding L-type lectin-domain containing receptor kinase IX.1-like has product MHCFTIGIYFFFFFFFFLFSTSASTISVSLSFNFASFGSNENNRFIDTQGDAYISPQGIQLTPNEFNVSQTSRMGRATYVEPLHLWDKNSGNLSDFSTHFSFVIDSSGRTDFGDGITFFFAPVNSSVRTASDGASIGLNTDGVYSNSSAETFFAVEFDTYQNSFDPVAPHVGININSMVSVATADWQNDVTRGRQNEAWISYTGSSKILTVNFTNTFNYTIKLGSLSRVVDFRDYMPEKVVFGFSGATGDFFESNTVQSWYFYSNLIIDVTSNVPAPSPMPAPSPTPDPPVNLIIVDGNRKRKRGVWRLAFGLGAAGLLIVLLVLGFAGCFLKKKKYNNEPIDTYTYAVDPSMENEFERSAGAKRFSYEELARGTDGFAEKLKLGEGGFGGVYRGYFKETDSYVAVKRISRGSRQGLKEYASEVKIISQLRHKNLVLLKGWCHERGELLLVYEFLPNGSLDSHLFKHNSVLTWAVRYKIAQGLASALLYLHEEWKQCVVHRDIKSSNIMLDSNFDAKLGDFGLARLVDHEKGSQTTMIVGTRGYMAPEYVISGRASKESDIFSFGVVLLEITCGRSAIDAIFQEDDQLLLVEWVWQLYGAGKILDSAEQDLGTEQNGEEMKTLLVLGLWCAHPDCRHRPTIRQAINVMNFEAPLPALPEVMPVPVYQSPSMHVVESSVVNSSTSGSDSMVCSSHYGNPSKFTTYSAGSNPLAPLLKTA; this is encoded by the coding sequence ATGCATTGTTTCACCATCGGGAtttacttcttcttcttcttcttcttcttcctcttctcgACCTCCGCAAGTACTATTTCGGTTTCGTTATCCTTCAACTTTGCCAGCTTCGGGTCTAACGAGAACAATCGCTTCATCGACACCCAAGGAGATGCTTACATCTCACCCCAAGGGATTCAGCTCACCCCGAATGAGTTCAATGTTTCACAGACATCAAGAATGGGTCGCGCCACATATGTCGAGCCGCTGCATCTGTGGGACAAGAATTCCGGGAATTTGAGTGATTTTTCGACTCATTTTTCGTTTGTGATAGATTCAAGCGGGAGAACCGATTTTGGGGATGGAATCACCTTTTTCTTTGCTCCTGTCAATTCATCCGTGAGGACTGCCTCTGATGGTGCAAGCATAGGCCTTAATACAGACGGTGTTTATTCAAATTCATCTGCGGAGACGTTTTTTGCAGTTGAATTCGATACTTACCAGAATTCTTTCGATCCAGTTGCCCCACATGTTGGGATTAATATAAATTCCATGGTATCTGTTGCAACAGCTGATTGGCAGAATGATGTTACTCGGGGGAGGCAAAATGAAGCTTGGATTAGCTACACCGGCAGTTCAAAGATTCTCACTGTTAATTTTACAAATACTTTTAATTACACAATCAAACTGGGTAGCCTCAGCCGCGTGGTTGATTTCAGAGATTACATGCCTGAAAAAGTTGTGTTTGGCTTTTCTGGTGCAACAGGAGATTTTTTCGAGAGCAATACTGTTCAGTCTtggtatttttattcaaatttaattatcGATGTTACTTCTAATGTGCCAGCTCCGAGCCCAATGCCAGCTCCGAGCCCAACACCGGATCCCCCGGTAAACTTAATTATTGTAGATGGAAACCGGAAAAGGAAGCGGGGAGTCTGGAGATTAGCTTTCGGATTAGGCGCTGCGGGATTGCTGATTGTACTTCTTGTTTTGGGATTTGCAGGCTgtttcttgaagaagaaaaaatataacaaCGAACCAATAGATACATATACGTATGCTGTCGACCCGTCGATGGAGAACGAATTTGAAAGGAGCGCTGGGGCTAAGAGGTTTTCGTACGAAGAACTGGCCCGTGGAACTGACGGTTTTGCAGAGAAATTAAAGCTTGGAGAAGGAGGATTTGGTGGAGTTTACAGAGGTTACTTTAAAGAAACCGATTCATATGTTGCTGTAAAAAGGATATCGAGAGGATCACGTCAAGGGCTGAAAGAGTATGCATCAGAAGTGAAGATCATTAGTCAATTAAGACACAAAAACCTCGTCCTACTCAAAGGTTGGTGCCATGAAAGAGGTGAACTCCTCCTTGTTTATGAGTTCTTGCCAAATGGGAGCTTAGATTCACATCTCTTTAAGCATAATTCAGTGTTGACATGGGCAGTTAGATACAAAATTGCACAAGGATTAGCCTCAGCTTTGTTGTATCTACATGAAGAATGGAAACAGTGTGTAGTCCATAGAGATATCAAATCAAGCAACATTATGTTGGATTCAAACTTCGATGCCAAACTCGGTGATTTCGGCCTAGCTCGACTCGTCGATCACGAGAAAGGGTCACAAACCACGATGATTGTGGGGACTAGAGGATACATGGCACCTGAATACGTGATCTCTGGCAGGGCCAGCAAAGAATCTGACATATTCAGTTTCGGAGTCGTTTTATTAGAGATCACTTGTGGGAGAAGTGCCATTGATGCTATATTTCAAGAAGATGATCAGCTCCTATTAGTGGAATGGGTGTGGCAACTTTATGGTGCCGGAAAAATACTAGATTCTGCGGAGCAAGATTTAGGAACCGAGCAAAATggtgaagaaatgaagacatTGTTGGTTTTGGGGCTATGGTGTGCTCATCCGGATTGTCGGCATCGGCCCACAATACGACAGGCGATTAATGTGATGAATTTTGAGGCTCCATTGCCAGCTCTTCCAGAAGTAATGCCGGTGCCGGTATATCAGAGTCCTTCGATGCATGTGGTGGAAAGTTCTGTTGTGAATTCCAGTACTAGTGGGAGTGATTCTATGGTCTGCAGCAGCCATTACGGCAACCCTTCAAAATTTACCACTTATTCTGCTGGTTCTAATCCATTAGCTCCGTTGCTTAAGACTGCTTGA
- the LOC140987710 gene encoding uncharacterized protein has product MNKVFEKQLGRNVEVYVDDILGKTMEVASFIVDLEETFATLIHYGIKLNPAKCIFGVRSGKFLGFVVTDRGIEVNQEKVKFVLCMPSPRSVKEAFQDLKIHLAELPMLVKPEPGEKLFVYLSTTEYAVSSVLIKEEGSDQKPVYYVSHALRGPELRYSEVEKIALALVVTARKLRPYFLSHQIVVLTNSPLGRIMTHSEVAGRMIKWAVELGEYDIEYKPRVAIKAQALSDFLSEMAQLDEEEVWRVFVDGASSLAGCGVGVVIVSLTGERFKLAVRIDSRVTNNEAEYEAVLACIRAAQEIGIKGVYEAKDDRMLKYLQLIKTQAKTFVDWGIEQIPREENGEVDALAKMAASLSEVSTREVLHVSRLILSTDEEALPAPEDSWMTSLIKFITVGELPEDKIQAQKIKRQAPRFVLLNNVLYRRSFQGPLLKCLSGGEVDYVLREIHEGCCAEHLGGTALTRKTMLAGFWWPTLSQDSTRVVQACEGCQHHSNFQHSPTTPMKPIWAPCPFDQWGMDIVGPFPTARAQKKFLLM; this is encoded by the exons atgaacaaagtcttcgagAAGCAGCTGGGACGAAAcgtggaagtctatgtggatgatatcctggGCAAGACCATGGAGGTTGCCAGCTTTATTGTTGATCTAGAAGAAACTTTCGCCACTCTCATACATTACGGGATCAAACTCAACCCGGCCAAGTGCATTTTTGGCGTAAGAAGTGGCAAATTCTTGGGATTCGTAGTAACAGATCGGGGGATTGAGGTGAATCAGGAGAAAGTCAAATTCGTGCTGTGCATGCCATCtcctcgatctgtcaaagag gccttccaggaTTTGAAGATTCATCTTGCTGAACTCCCGATGTTGGTAAAGCCTGAGCCCGGGGAAAAATTGTTTGTTTACCTCTCCACTACGGAGTACGCTGTCAGTTCAGTGttaataaaagaagaaggttCTGACCAAAAGCCTGTGTATTATGTCAGTCACGCTCTGAGAGGCCCCGAGCTCCGATACAGCGAAGTAGAAAAGATTGCCCTGGCCTTGGTCGTGACCGCCCGGAAGCTGCGACCATACTTCTTGTCTCATCAGATCGTAGTACTCACTAATAGCCCTTTGGGGAGAATTATGACTCACTCAGAGGTGGCCGGGCGTATGATTAAGTGGGCGGTGGAGTTAGGGGAGTATGATATTGAGTACAAACCCCGGGTGGCCATCAAAGCACAAGCTTTGTCAGATTTTTTATCCGAGATGGCCCAGCTCGATGAAGAAGAAGTATGGAGAGTGTTCGTGGATGGGGCATCTAGCCTTGCGGGGTGTGGAGTAGGTGTTGTGATAGTATCCCTCACAGGAGAGAGGTTTAAATTAGCAGTGAGAATTGATTCCCGAGTAACTAATAACGAGGCCGAATATGAAGCCGTCCTCGCTTGTATCCGAGCAGCACAGGAGATCGGG ATAAAGGGTGTTTATGAGGCCAAGGATGACAGGATGCTAAAATACttacagctcataaaaacccaggcGAAGACCTTTGTGGATTGGGGTATTgaacaaataccccgggaggAGAATGGAGAGGTGGATGCTCTGGCAAAAATGGCTGCTTCTTTATCTGAGGTCAGCACCCGGGAAGTGTTACATGTTTCTCGTTTAATCCTCTCCACAGATGAAGAGGCATTGCCAGCACCAGAGGACTCCTGGATGACATCCTTGATCAAATTCATTACAGTAGGAGAATTACCAGAAGACAAAATCCAGGCTCAGaaaatcaagagacaagctcccaggttTGTTCTCTTGAATAATGTCTTGTACAGAAGATCATTCCAGGGACCTTTATTAAAATGCTTATCTGGGGGAGAGGTGGATTACGTCCTTCGGGAAATTCATGAAGGGtgttgtgctgagcatctcggaggaACAGCTTTGACCCGGAAGACGATGCTCGCGGGGttctggtggccaactcttagccaaGATTCTACTCGAGTGGTCCAGGCTTGTGAAGGATGTCAACATCATTCAAACTTTCAGCACAGCCCGACCACTCCTatgaagcctatctgggcaccttgcccctttgatcaatggggcatGGATATTGTGGGCCCTTTCCCAACTGCCCgggctcaaaagaagttcttgctg ATGTAA